The Neurospora crassa OR74A linkage group V, whole genome shotgun sequence sequence TGCCGACCACATCTTGACCCGGTCCAGCTTCTGGCTCTAATGACCTGGGGTAATGACTCCTGTGAGTTGTCAGTTCAAACTATGAAAGTGTCAATAGCTGTCGGGCCATCATGGcaaaagagaaagggaaggaaggatgggTCCATGATAGTGTCCATGAACTGCGCCTCGCCGATGGGACAAGAACCAGGCATGTGCCATCTCTATCATTATGTCGAGGCTTGTGATTATAGGCAATTGAATATGTATACGACACTTTCAGGTCGTGTCCGGCTCTTCCAAAAGCTTGTAAAATGTAAGGAGAAATAGCCAAGATGCCATGCCCAAAAAAATAAGAACGCCCGCATCACTATATGCAATATCCAAAAGATTCCACGCTCTGCACAAGAAGTCATCCGCGAAATCTTCCGACATATTAGACAGCGATAGCTGCGTCGGAAGAGCTCGACCCTCCCACAACGTTCCTCACCTCAGTTGTTGTCGGCTGCTCCTTATCGTTCGCTTTGCATTCTCCATTACCATTGCCTTCCTCGTGGCTTTCGTTGTTCACAAACACAAAGGAGAAGACCACAATACCAGCTCCGACCCAATAAATCCAGCTGGAGTATTGGTGGTATTGGATCATCTCGCCAATAAGCGATAGTGGTATTGTAAGAGACAGGCCGACGGTAACGACAAGTGGTGTGGTAAGGAGCATGGCGTATGCCCAAATGATATCGCTGAAGAACGAAGAGATGGTATTGATCTGTTTCGTTTCTGGTTAGTGAACTCTCCACATAAACAGTCATCGAACTGTACTCCAGCTTACCCAGATAATGGCCCAAGTCGTGCCGTTTGGCGGTAGTTCGAACTAGGACAAGCACATATTAGAAAGGTATGTCCACACTACGCACAGCTCGATAACCCTCCTAAAACATCCAAGACCACACGCTAGGGAAAACTTACAGTTTCGATTCCTGTGACATGCAGGATGATGAATAGTGGCCAAAGAAATACCAGATTAAGTACCCCTACGATTCCAAAGAACAGCGTCATGTTCATACGATCCTCATCAACGGCCCGCTTCTTCATCACTGTCACATAAACGCCATACACAATGGCACTGAAAAAGGCCATGGCATCGCCAATCGCAATCTCCGTTCTCGACTTCTCCGGGAAGTCTCCTCGCATCTCGTCACTCGCGCCGCTCATGTCCAACGACGAGATGAGCACCACGCCGGCCAGCGACGCCAGCACTCCCAAAAGTTTCCGTACCGTGAAACCCTCCACGCCGGCCAGCGCGCAGAAGATCAAAGTCCAGATACTGCTCGTTGATGACAAAATAGTCACGCTGCCGACACTGGTGTACTCGAGACATGCCGACGCAAAGTAGTTGGCCGCAAACCAGAGCATGCTGAACTCGAGGCTGAGCCAAAAGGTCTCGGCCAAACTGAGCTGCTCACATTTGTTGGATTTGAGGCTGCCGGTGTCGTCGATCAAAAGGCTCTCGCCTGCCCTcgcgtcttcgtcgtcgaccaTGGCGACCTTTTGGTATGACCTGCCCTGTCGTATTTCGTACCAAGCCTCTACCAGCTGTCGTTTTGATGCCGGCCACCCATACTGCATAACATGTCGAATCCCCATAGGTATAAGGGCGAGGGCGAACATGGAGATGTTGAcgtagaggaggaagaaaggcttGTTGTAGGAGCCATCGGCGAACATGACCTGCGAATCATAGACCAGCAATCGACGATCAGCGTGTGCTCGCACAAGAACAaaagggtagaggtacggATAGGGGCTTGCGCAACTCACGCTGGCGAGGAAGTTGGATACCGTCCATAGGAATACCACAACCAGGAGCAGTACGATTCCCAGCGTCCGTCGTCCCATGTTTGTCACCCATGAGGGCATCTTGGAACGAAAGCTCCCCTTACTCGCGGTTGTCGATGTGGATAGAGAGCGGGATGATCGCCCTCGCGCAACGAGTTCGACACTTGCTGTTGACGGACTGTGTGAGCTACGGTCTACAGCATTGTACGAATcgacatcgtcgtcgtcttcgggTTCGTAGctgcggcggtggtggtagttTCCATTTGAGGGCGGCACTAATTCGGCAGCCGCCGGCGACACTGACCGGGCAGCAGAGACCATTTTCTGAGAGTCGCGAAACGGCCGAAAGACGCTGGAAACACAGCAGGAGGCTCCTGGACAGCCCTCGAGAGTTGAAACAAGCTCAAACCAAGAAAAACAGAACGCTGCGCGAGAGGCTAAAAGAGGATTGACAGGGTCCCAAAGCAAAGAGTGAGAAGAGTCGGGAGTTGCGAAGCGGACGCAGGGGACCTTATCGGTATCATTGAGCCAAGGTTGGCTGGCTACTGCCGTCAGTGGGAAATAGGGAGCTGAGGAATTACAGCCAAGACCAAATGTTACTGGGGCTGTTAAAGACAGCCTACCAGTCTTATTGAGAATCGCTAACAGAGAGGCTAGATCAGCTGCTTCAGAGATCAGAGCGCCAGAAACGACGAGACGCGCGTCATCCCGAGATACTGAGAAACAGGATGAAAAGGAGCAAGAGGGGCATGTTTACATTTCGTTCCCCTTTGGAGCCCTTCTCCCCCTGGTGGCCACGACGCTCCAACCCGACACCGCTTATGAAAATGCTGATCCACGAGCGGTAGGGGGCCCGGGAGGTGGGTTTGTCGTTGTTTGCCACTCCGGGGAAGTGGAATCGCAAAATCTCAAAGTCGAGTAGAGTTGCGGAGGCGCCATGGGAGTCCCTGTGATACCATCCAGCCCCTGACGCGAATACTTGATGGGTCCAATCTGTTTGCTATTCTCAGTCAACAAAAAAAGTCCATAGGCCGTTGAAGTAGGTACGGTGTCCGTTGCTTTGTTTTACCACTCATCTTCAACCACTGAGACATCACGCCAATGCGCTACTGTCGCCGGTGGTTTTGTCATCGGCTCAATGATGAAACTCTCCATCCTGGAGATGTGAAGAGGTGAAGGAGCTGAAAAGGCAAACGTTAGTTGCAGTTGAAAATGTGAAGAAAAGGTTATGCATCTGCAGGTGATTATGTAGGCAtgtacgtaggtacctctcATCCAAACATTAGCTGCGGAGACGCATTTCCCACATAGGTCGCTTATCTGAAAGGAGCTGGCGGGTACCTGCTATCGCTGGTAGTAGGCAGGCAGTAATCTTTTCGGTGTTGTTCCAGATTGTCGTGCCATAATACAACAGCTCTGGGTTGTCGTTGACTTGCGACCACTTGTTACAAAATGTGATGACATGGTGAAGAGCACATTGGATACAGTCAGAAAGACCGCTGCACAGGTCCTAGACTAATTACCAGATGCTCAGCTATGGAAACTCGGAGAGGAAAGACAGTCGAGATGAAAACCTCTGGCACCAAGACCATGATTATTCCATACTCCCATCTACACCAGTGCATATCTATCATTGCTCGTCACCGTTCACGTTCACTCTTGCGCACCCCATTGACTCCCCCCGTTCCAAACTCACTGGTCATTAAGCACCGTCTCTGCAAGCCAAGATCAAAACCGCATTCCTGTCATACCCAGCGTGATATCATACAAATGAAGACATGAAAAACCAAACTCCCTCATAAACCCAAAAGGAGGACTAGAAGCTTGATGGAGCTCCTTCGCCCTTAGCACGCGCATCCATCCCGGTCGTTCTCGATGTGAATGTTGATGGGATCCTGGAAATCTCCGCTGAACTCCTCCGACTCTTCCTGCATGAGCGCGTTTCTGGCGATAACCTCAAAGGCCTGCTCGACGTTGATAGCCTCCTTTGCACTGGTCTCGAAATACGGAATGTTGCCCTTGGATTGACAAAAGGTCATGGCCCTCTTGGTCGAAATCTGCGCCACAAGGTCAGTAAATGATGATCTCCAACATACGACAAGGCCCATCGAACAGAAAACATACCACCCTCTTGCTCTCTTCCATATCGATCTTGTTACCCAGCACGACGAACGGGAAGTTATCCGGGTCTCGCGGAGATGCTTGGAT is a genomic window containing:
- a CDS encoding integral membrane protein produces the protein MVSAARSVSPAAAELVPPSNGNYHHRRSYEPEDDDDVDSYNAVDRSSHSPSTASVELVARGRSSRSLSTSTTASKGSFRSKMPSWVTNMGRRTLGIVLLLVVVFLWTVSNFLASVMFADGSYNKPFFLLYVNISMFALALIPMGIRHVMQYGWPASKRQLVEAWYEIRQGRSYQKVAMVDDEDARAGESLLIDDTGSLKSNKCEQLSLAETFWLSLEFSMLWFAANYFASACLEYTSVGSVTILSSTSSIWTLIFCALAGVEGFTVRKLLGVLASLAGVVLISSLDMSGASDEMRGDFPEKSRTEIAIGDAMAFFSAIVYGVYVTVMKKRAVDEDRMNMTLFFGIVGVLNLVFLWPLFIILHVTGIETFELPPNGTTWAIIWINTISSFFSDIIWAYAMLLTTPLVVTVGLSLTIPLSLIGEMIQYHQYSSWIYWVGAGIVVFSFVFVNNESHEEGNGNGECKANDKEQPTTTEVRNVVGGSSSSDAAIAV